A region of the Chelatococcus sp. YT9 genome:
CGCGAGCTTCGCCGTTTAGGCGAGTGGCGCCAGCGACCTCAATAACATGTTTGTTAAAACCGCCATAAATACAGGCGTTGACACAATTTTGGTCGAATGAGTAACTTGAAGCATATGCTACGAGATGGTGGTCATGTCGGAAATGTCTTCCAAGGGTAATGAGTTGGCCCGGGGCGAGCGCCTTCAAATCATGCTCGACGCCGACGAGCTTAGAGCCTTGGACGATTTCCGGTTCGCAGAGCGGATGCCAAGCAGAGCGGCTGCCGTTCGGGAGCTATTGCGGCGAGGCCTCGCTATGCAGGAAGGCCTCACGGGCCACGATGGAGCCCAATCGCGATCATTCGGAGTGCTCTCAACTGCCCCCATTGAGCCCACCCGCGAGGATGGCAACTCCGCCGAATGAGGGAGGCTTCCGTACGTGCTATCGGCGCCACGCCGCGCACACCAGGGCCCTGCGCCCTTCAAGGCGTGCATCAACCAGGATTAGCGGCGTTCAAACATCCGCGCCAACGCAGCAGCTTTCAGGGCGAAACTGTTTTAGTCCCGAGACCACCGTCTTTGCCGAGCGATCGTGGTACACGATGAGGAAGGACACGGCTAACCTGGAGGATCTGTGGCATCTGCGAGGTCGATCCACACAGGCGCGTGATCACTCGCCTTTTCCCACCCGCGGACAGCGCGATCAACATCCGCCGCAATGAGCCGTTCCGCGAGAATGGGGCTCAGAAGGAGATGGTCGAGCCGCAGGCCTGCGTTGCGACCCCATGCATTGCGAAAGTAGTCCCAGAAAGTGTAGATGCGCTCGCCTGGATGAAGCTCGCGAAGCGCGTCAATCCAGCCTTGCGCCAACAGCGCCTGGAAGGCAGTGCGAACCTCAGGTCGGAACAATGCGTCGTCATGCCACCGCTCAGGCTTGTAAACATCCAGCGCGGTCGGCATGACGTTGTAATCACCGGCCAACATCACCGGCACATCCAGATCCAGAAGTTCTGACGCGTAGTCCGCCAAACGTGCGAACCAGCGAAGTTTGTAAACGAATTTCGGACCAGGTGCGGGGTTGCCATTGGGAAGATAGAGGCAGCCAATGAGTATGCCGCGAACGACCGCCTCGATGTAGCGGCTGTGGCTATCATCGGGATCGCCGGGAAGGCCGCGTCGGGTCTCTATCGGATCAACGCCTCTGGCGAGGATCGCTACGCCATTCCAGCTTTTCTGCCCATGCCAGACCGCGCCATAGCCAGCCTTCTCCAGCTCGCGGCGGGGAAAACGCTCATCCGGCGCCTTGAGCTCCTGCAGACAAACCACGTCGGGATGCGACTCTTCCAGCCATCGCAGGAGCACCGAAAGCCGACCGTTCACACCATTGACGTTGAAGGTCGCGACCCGCATCGCAGACCTAACGCTTTCTGTCGCCCTTATCGCCCTCGCCGGACTTCACCTTCGTCTTGGCCGACTTGCGCACGTCTTGTGCTAGCGACCTGCCGACGTCGTCCGACTCCTTGAACCGGCCTTTCTCGTCGCGGCGGACGTACCGCTTATCCGTCCCGGTATCGATGAGTTCGCGTTTGGTCATGCGGATCTCCCTTGCTTGCTCCCTCCCTAACGCGTGAAAGCCGGTTTTGGACGCATCTCGCGCCAGTGCGGGCAGCACGGACCGGACGTTGCTCTTTGACGCGCGACTGAGTTCTCCGTGGCCCGCAGATCAGACCTCGCGCAATCGCCGCGCCCAGGCTGAAACCGAAGCTGCCAAAGTCTTAAGGTGGTCGCCGGCGGAAAATCCGGAAATGCTCTTACGTGGCTTCAGATCATGATCACCATCCTCGAGCCACACTATTTCGATCGCTGGTGAAAGCGTGAAGCGCGAAACCTCTTCTCGCGTACCGAACACGTCGCGCGTGCCTTGCAGCATGAGCGTCGGCGTCTTCAACGCCGCAAGATGATATGTCCGCAGCTGCTTGGGCTTGCCAGGCGGATGAAAGGGATAACCTAGGCAGAGCAGCCCTTGGGCCCTGCGCGACGCCGAAAGCTCGTCCGCCACCATGCTTGCCACGCGGCCGCCCATGGACTTGCCGCCAATGATGAGAGACCCTCTTGCTTCGAGCCGATCGACCGCCGCCACATATTCCGGGATCAGCTTTTCAGCACGCGGGGGTGGTCTGCGGGTCTCCACCTTCCGCCGCGCAGCCATGTAATCAAATTCGAAGCGGGCCACCCGAAAACCCGCGGTCGCCAGCGCCGCCGCCATCGCGCTCAGGGACGGAGAATCCATCGGAGCGCCCGCGCCATGCGCCAGGAGGACCGTCGTGTTGGCCTCTTCAGGCCCATCAAAGAGAAAAGTCGACGCCATCCGCTCCACCTCCACGCCTGACATCCTGGTCGCCAATGCTTATATGCGGGATGAGGGCAAATCAGGAGGTGCTAATCATGACAATGGAACGCGCGGTGCTTGCTGGTGGCTGTTTCTGGGGTATGCAGGATCTGATCCGCCGTCGTGCCGGTGTGATATCCACACGGGTCGGCTATACCGGCGGCGACGTGCCGCACGCCACATACCGCAATCACGGCAGCCACGCCGAGGCCATCGAAATCCTGTTCGATCCCGATGTCATCAGCTATCGCGACCTGCTCGAGTTCTTTTTCCAAATTCATGACCCGACGACCCGCGACCGCCAGGGCAATGATATTGGCGCAAGCTATCGCTCGGCGATCTTCTACACCAGCGACGAGCAGAAGCGCGTCGCCCAGGACACGATCGCCGACGTCGACGCTTCCGGCCTATGGCCAGGCAAGGTTGTGACCGAAGTGACGCCCGCCGGCGATTTCTGGGAAGCCGAGCCCGAGCATCAGGATTATCTGGAACGCTACCCCAATGGTTATACCTGCCATTTCCCGCGGCCTCACTGGAAGCTGCCCAGACGCGAGGATATCAAACGGGCCGGGTAGATGCGAACGCCTGGAGAGTTCGGGACGAAGGGGCCGCCGGCCCGACCGTCTCAGCTAGGCTCGACTGGTACTCTTAGACAGTAGCCGCACTGGCGCGGTGCGCCTGAGCGTGCGGCGGGGCCATGATCTTCGGTAATGTCGGCGTGGCCAAAAGCTTGACATCGCGTTCGCTACTTGTCTGGGCGCCGGTATTCTCCCCCCTCGCGCTGATTGGCAGGTTGGCGGACATACCGCCCGCCCTCCGGAACGGCGATACTGTCGAACTCGCGGGCGAGCCGGTTGAGCGCGGCCCGCATGCTTTCGCCTTTCATTGCTGCCCCGTGCCCGGTGACAACGCGTTCCGGCTCCAGCGCGGCAAGTAGCGCGACGGAGGCGCGAGCAGCGGCCCAGTCAGTGGTATAGTACATAGGCGGTCCGTGCATTTCTGGTTGCTGCAGCAAAACTGCATAAGCCGATTCCTGCCGGGTCGTTATGAATGCATCACCGGCAATCATGGTGCGATCTGCCTCCCGCCACAGGGATATGTGGCCTGGCGTGTGTCCGGGCGTATGAAGCCATCGCCAGCCGGGCATTTGAGGTACGGTGCCATCCAGCGGGAGGGCCTTAAGCCGGCTCCTGACATCAACGGGGCCACGCGGGTAAAGGGGAGCGAGCATCGACATCAGGCCTCCCCCGACCGTCGGGTCAGGAGGAGGATAGGAAGCGCTGCCATCAAGGTACGGATGCTCCAGTCCGTGCGCATAAACTCCGACATCCCATTCGGCAGCAAGCGCCTCCAGAGAGCCGACGTGATCGAAGTGCCCATGTGTCAGGACGATCGCAGCAGGGCGCGATCCCGGTCCGAACCGTTCTTCAGCGGCTTGGACAATCAAAGCTTTCGTGCCCATGACACCAGCGTCGATCAATACCCATTCCCGATCAGAAGCGCCGGCAAGTCCGTAGAATACAACGTTCACAAGGCCAAGCCGCCGGTATGCGAGATCGGGACATAGCTCGTGAGTTCGATCCCCTCGCCTTGCGTCAAATTGGGCGTCATAAGCCCTGTCGTTGGAATGAAGTGGTACTTGATGAGGCATCGTCGAGTCCCCGCGCCGCCGGCTAAACCCAACCGGCTGGGGAATGAAATGTTCCGAATTCGCCTGCCGCCTACAAGCCGCGACTTCCATTGCCCTCTCCCGGATAGACTTTGCGAGGTTTAGACGCGCCTCGAATCAGGGAATACCGGATATATTCATACGCAATATTCACACGGAGTTGATTTTCAATCGCACTTCCGGCCCGAAATAAGACCGTCGTGCCACTTATCTGGAAATTCTATCGTAACGTTTGGACACTTACGTCTTATTGTCAGCCGCGTCAGCGCCTCGCATCCCCATGGGGCGCGGCGCGCCCTTTGTCGTATCGCGGTATGTTTGCCTCTCCGCTTCAGAGTTCAGCTCCGCGCCGACGAGAATGATGGTGGATGACAGCCACATCCATGTCAGCAGGCCAATCACCGCTCCAATCGCACCGTAGGTTTTGTTGTAGTCTCCAAAATTCGCCACGTACCACGAGAAGAGAAGGGACGCTGCGATCCATCCTATGCTGGCAACGAGAGCGCCAGGACTCACCCATCGCCACTGCGCCTCATCCCGGCTCGGTCCGAACCTGTAGAGGATAGCAAGCGCCGCCATCATCCCAAGGAAAAGGATCGGCCAACGCGCGAACCTGAGCAAAGGCTCAGCGAGATCGCCGAGGTAGATATAGTCAAGAATGATTGGCAAAGCCGCAATCAGTCCAAGAGCCACGGCCACGAACACGATAATACCGAGGGTGAAGACGAGAGAAACCGCGGCAAGCTTGAAGAATCCACGCTTCTCCTTTTCACCATAGGCGACATTAAGCGCATCGAAGATCGCCTTCACCCCGGAATTTGCACTCCAGAGCGCAAGCAGGAGGCTCAAGACAAATGCAACGCTAAGCGAGGTATCCGCGCTCGTCGCAATCCGGTCGATCTGGTCATGTAGGAAGGAAAGCGCGGCCTCTGGAACAAAGCCATCGAGCAGCGTCAACTGTTCAGACACTGTTGCCCGATCTGCGACCAGCCCGTAGAGCGAGACGAACGCGCTGATCGCGGGGAAGAGCGCAAGTAAGCCATAGAAAGTCACGCCAGCCGCAACGGCAAGGACGCGATCGCGATCCATCTCCTGGTATGTTCGCCGCAGGATTGCCCACCAGCCGCCGGCAGGGATATCTGTGGGCGCCGCGGCTAGAGCGCCTTCTTCAGACCCGTCCTTCCTGTTGCGATCGAAATCTCGATCTCGGGAATTGCGCTGCTCGGCCCCGATCTGCGCCGCCCAGAGAACGACCCCCAGGAGGGCCGCGATGCCCAAGCCTATTTTTCTGCGCATTTGTTGGCTCACGGAGTTTCTCCCTTGAGCCAGCAACGCGGGGGCGCGAGAAAGGTTGCTTGTGACAGTCCCGTGTTCACGTGGGCCATCTGAGCTATCGCCGCGCTTGACGGACCTTGCCGACCCAGTGGGCACGTGCCTGGTTGGGGTCGTCCATCCCTTGACGCAACCGCCGCATCAGAGGCCCCCGCCGGACCGAAGGTCTGCCCAACCCGCGAGCCTAGGGCGATGCACCAATTTAGCGCTTGTGCGCCCGCGGTTACTAGAGAGCACGCTTTGTTTGGACAAGTCTTTACTGTCACGACGTCTTGCCTGAACCCTCGCCCGATCCTGAGCGTTAAGGGGAACGACGAGGAGAGAGCATGGCCGAATCTGAACAGCCTTTGGTGGACCCGGAGGAGCCTCGAGATCCTTCGGCCGTCCTGATGCGCAACATCCGTGCTTTGCGGCAGCAGGCAGATGCCGAAGACAAGAGATCCGGCTGGGGGGATCGGATCGCCGACGTGATGACTGCTTTCACTGGCAGCATGAGCTTTGCAGTCATCCACCTTTTGATTGTCGCATGCTGGATCGTTGTCAATATCGGACTGGTTCCATGGCTGCCGGCGTTTGACCAGAGCTTTATCATTCTCGCGACGGCCGCTTCCGTCGAGGCGATCTTCTTGTCGACGTTCGTACTCATCAGTCAGAACCGCGCGTCGGTGGTATCACGCCGCCAGGCGGCCCTAGACCTACAGATCAATCTGCTCACCGAGCATGAGCTTACCCGCGTATTGAGGCTCGTGCGCGCAATGGCCGAGCAACTCGGCGTCAAAGAAGCGCAAGACGAAAGCTACACCGCACTGGAGAGACACATCGCTCCAGAGAAAGTCCTCGAACGCATCGCCGAAGATGAGCAGAATCATCAAAGATCGTAAGTACGGACATCACACGTCCCCGTCATAAGCTGCTCCGAGTCGGGACGCACGGAGGGCCTTCCGGGTGGGGCTTGATGGACGCGGCGACCCGAATACGTCCTCGTCGTGTCCTTCTGCGCCGAAAGCCCTGGGGGTACAGAAATGCCTCAGCCGATCAAGACCACGCGTGGGGACGCTCCGCGCCGCAAGGCGTCCAAGCTCGCGCGCTCGCTCTAGCTGAAAACCCCGGCCGCTGCCGGGGTTTTCACCTGTTGGGCGCGTATAGCCCAGTAAAAGCCTTTCGCCGATCCCGGCGCCGCTCGCAGATGGCAAGATGTCTCGACCGTCTCCAATACTTCGGTCAAACCATCCTATATCCAACCTTCTTCACGATGTACTCGTAATCGCTCTTACCGCTTCGGCTTGTCAGATGTCTTGCCACGACGCTACTTCTGTTGATCCAACTTTTGAACGTGTTCCAGATGCATTTGAATCACAGGCGCGGTCTTCTGAGCATGTGCTTTGAGAGCGGCGCTACCGCCTGCCGCGGCAAAGGACTGCATCAATGCCAGAGCTTCTTGGTGGGCGGCTAACTGCGCGGTAACGTAAGCCTTGTCAAACGAAGCTGAAGTTGTTTCATTGAGTGTACGCAACTGAGCGGCATGTTTGTCTGCCATCTGATCCGGTACAGCGACCCCATCTTTCTTTGCGGCCGCCATGAGCTCCTTGGAGGCGGCTGTATGATCTTTGATCATCATCTGCGCGAATTCCTTCACGGCCGCATTTTGCGCCTTTTGCAACGCCGCCTCACTCGAGCGGATTTCGAACAAATCGGAACTGGCCGCCGTTGCAGCGAAATCTTGCGGGCTCGTGACCTGGGCCTGCGCCCAGGCCAAAGAAGCGACGGCACTCACGGCGCCTGCGGCAACAATTAAGCGG
Encoded here:
- the xth gene encoding exodeoxyribonuclease III — encoded protein: MRVATFNVNGVNGRLSVLLRWLEESHPDVVCLQELKAPDERFPRRELEKAGYGAVWHGQKSWNGVAILARGVDPIETRRGLPGDPDDSHSRYIEAVVRGILIGCLYLPNGNPAPGPKFVYKLRWFARLADYASELLDLDVPVMLAGDYNVMPTALDVYKPERWHDDALFRPEVRTAFQALLAQGWIDALRELHPGERIYTFWDYFRNAWGRNAGLRLDHLLLSPILAERLIAADVDRAVRGWEKASDHAPVWIDLADATDPPG
- a CDS encoding MBL fold metallo-hydrolase; amino-acid sequence: MPHQVPLHSNDRAYDAQFDARRGDRTHELCPDLAYRRLGLVNVVFYGLAGASDREWVLIDAGVMGTKALIVQAAEERFGPGSRPAAIVLTHGHFDHVGSLEALAAEWDVGVYAHGLEHPYLDGSASYPPPDPTVGGGLMSMLAPLYPRGPVDVRSRLKALPLDGTVPQMPGWRWLHTPGHTPGHISLWREADRTMIAGDAFITTRQESAYAVLLQQPEMHGPPMYYTTDWAAARASVALLAALEPERVVTGHGAAMKGESMRAALNRLAREFDSIAVPEGGRYVRQPANQREGGEYRRPDK
- the msrA gene encoding peptide-methionine (S)-S-oxide reductase MsrA, whose translation is MTMERAVLAGGCFWGMQDLIRRRAGVISTRVGYTGGDVPHATYRNHGSHAEAIEILFDPDVISYRDLLEFFFQIHDPTTRDRQGNDIGASYRSAIFYTSDEQKRVAQDTIADVDASGLWPGKVVTEVTPAGDFWEAEPEHQDYLERYPNGYTCHFPRPHWKLPRREDIKRAG
- a CDS encoding DUF1003 domain-containing protein translates to MAESEQPLVDPEEPRDPSAVLMRNIRALRQQADAEDKRSGWGDRIADVMTAFTGSMSFAVIHLLIVACWIVVNIGLVPWLPAFDQSFIILATAASVEAIFLSTFVLISQNRASVVSRRQAALDLQINLLTEHELTRVLRLVRAMAEQLGVKEAQDESYTALERHIAPEKVLERIAEDEQNHQRS
- a CDS encoding alpha/beta family hydrolase, whose protein sequence is MASTFLFDGPEEANTTVLLAHGAGAPMDSPSLSAMAAALATAGFRVARFEFDYMAARRKVETRRPPPRAEKLIPEYVAAVDRLEARGSLIIGGKSMGGRVASMVADELSASRRAQGLLCLGYPFHPPGKPKQLRTYHLAALKTPTLMLQGTRDVFGTREEVSRFTLSPAIEIVWLEDGDHDLKPRKSISGFSAGDHLKTLAASVSAWARRLREV
- a CDS encoding YihY/virulence factor BrkB family protein gives rise to the protein MSQQMRRKIGLGIAALLGVVLWAAQIGAEQRNSRDRDFDRNRKDGSEEGALAAAPTDIPAGGWWAILRRTYQEMDRDRVLAVAAGVTFYGLLALFPAISAFVSLYGLVADRATVSEQLTLLDGFVPEAALSFLHDQIDRIATSADTSLSVAFVLSLLLALWSANSGVKAIFDALNVAYGEKEKRGFFKLAAVSLVFTLGIIVFVAVALGLIAALPIILDYIYLGDLAEPLLRFARWPILFLGMMAALAILYRFGPSRDEAQWRWVSPGALVASIGWIAASLLFSWYVANFGDYNKTYGAIGAVIGLLTWMWLSSTIILVGAELNSEAERQTYRDTTKGAPRPMGMRGADAADNKT
- a CDS encoding DUF4142 domain-containing protein, with product MKAIRLIVAAGAVSAVASLAWAQAQVTSPQDFAATAASSDLFEIRSSEAALQKAQNAAVKEFAQMMIKDHTAASKELMAAAKKDGVAVPDQMADKHAAQLRTLNETTSASFDKAYVTAQLAAHQEALALMQSFAAAGGSAALKAHAQKTAPVIQMHLEHVQKLDQQK